The DNA sequence TTCGCATGAATCTCCCTGATCAGACGAAGGGATAAAGGCAACTCCTGCAATCTTTCCAGACCGAAATTCATAGCGGCAATATAATTCACGACTTCGGCCACATCTTGAGGGTGGTCCGGCTCCAAAGCCTGAAATTCAAATTCCAGGACGTCCAGTAACGATGCCTGTGTCCCTTCTATCTGACTGGATAGCACCGCCTCTTTACGGACATACATGGCGACAAAGAGTTCCGGATTCGGTAAGGTTTCTGTGGCCCCGTCCAACCTCCCCAAGGCCCGGTCAGCTTTAGATAAGATCGCCCATAAATCAGGATCAATGCGAATAGGCGGCTGGGGGGGCAAACCTTTGGGAATAAAGGCACGGTAGCCTCCCGATTGCAGAATATATTGACCGGTGCGTTGTGTCTGTTTTGGCATCTGTATTATCGTTTCCGATAATTGAAATAATTTTATTATCGAAAAAGCCCACTAATCGACAATATAAATTTCTTTATTGCTCTTTACAACAATAAAGAGTGATCTTAGCCACTCCGCCAGCCTATAAACCCGAGCTTTTTCAAAATCTCGTCCAACTGCCGGTCGGCCTCGGCCCGCTCTTCTTCGGCCTCGGCCAATAACACCACGGCCTCATCCAGGGGGAGCACTTCGCTCTCGACGCCGGTGGAGACATACCGGCTGGGGGAGAGGTTATAATCGTTCCGGGCTGCTTCAGCTTTGGTGATAACGGTAGCAAGGCTCTCTTTGGCTTGCCAATCTTGATATACCTGGGCGATCTGCTCCAGGTGGGCCTCTTCCAGATAGTTCTTAGGTCGGCCCTTGGCAAAGAGCTTGCTGGCATTGATCAACAAAATTTCGCCGGGATGGCGCTTGCGGCAGTTGAGAACCATGACAATGCCCGGCGCCGTGGTGTTGTAGAACAAATTCTCAGGTAGGAGCAGCACCGCCTCTATGCGATCCTCTTCCACGAACTTCTTCCTGATGTCCCGCTCTTTGTTGGAGCCGGTGTTGCCACTGCCCCGGCTCACGGCCCCGGTATCCAAGACCACGGCCATCCGGCCCGAGTCCGACAGGATCGCCGTCATGTGCTGCACCCAGCCCCAGTCGGCGCTGGAAGAGGGTGGCACCCCACGCCCGAACCGTTCATAGGTGTCGTTCTCATAGGTGGCGGCACCGAACTTCTGGTTCCACATGGGATTGGCGGTCACCAGGGCGAAGTGCCGCAGCCGCCCGTCGCCCTCGGTAAAAGCCGGGCGGTGCATGGTGTCGCCCAGGGCGATGTCGGCCTCCATATCATGGATAAAGGCGTTCATGCGGGCCATGGCAAAAGTTACAGAGTTGATTTCCTGGCCATAAAGCTGCAGAGGGGCGATGGCGGGTGGGAGTTTGAGCCGCCCGTTGTGCTTCTCACCTTTGGTCTCCAAAAGCCGCAGGTGACACTTGATGAGCAGGCCCCCGGAACCGCAACAGGGGTCACAAACGGTCATGCCCGGCTGCGGTTCCAGGATGCGGGCCATGACGATGCCCACCTCCAGGGGCGTATAAAATTCCCCGGCGCTCTGGCCTTGACCCTCAGCGAATTTCCGCAGCAGGTATTCATAGGCCCGGCCCAGGATGTCGGGCTCCACATCCTCCAGCCCCAGGCGATAGTTAGGATTATTGAGCACCTGCACCAGGGCCGCCAAGCGGCTGTCATCGACGATACGCTGCCCAGCGGCAGTGGCATTGAAGTCAGTAATATCGATCACGCCTGATAGCTTGGGATTTTCCCGGGCCACAGCCCGCACCGCATCGGTAAGAGCCTGTCCCAAACCGGTTGTGATGGTGGCGATATGGGGCCAACGGGCTGCCTTGGGCATGTAAAAGCGCACCAGCTTATGGTCCTGGTCCACCAGAGTGGCGGCAATCTTACGGTCGCCAAAATCATGAGCCAGATGCTCAACTTCGTCGTCAAAGACATCAGAGAGCCGCTTCAAAAAGATGAACGGCAGGATATAGTCCTTGAACTTAGGGGCGTCCAACGGCCCCCGAATCTGACAGGCCGCCTCCCACAGCCAGGACTCCAGGGCCGGGGCATCCAATTTGTTGGCCAAAGCGTGTTACCTCTGTGTTGTTATAAAGGCGCCGACGGCGCTGTCTCGGGAAACCAGCGCCCATTGGTTCTCATTGCTGTTTTGCCGGGTTTTAATCCAATCTTATAACAGATGCAGGGCAAAGATAAATGAAAAAGCATCTTATTGATTATATCATGAAATATTATTGGCTTACCTTTGCTTCAATCTCCCCTTGGCAACTAAACATCGTTAGGGCAATGTGAATAACAAGAATCATTAGCAGTCTTATGAAGTTATATTTTTATGGGAGCTTTGAAAATGAACTTCCTTTCAGGAACTTGGGTGGGAACCATATCGGGAACCAATGTTGGCAGTTTTATATTAAATTTAGAGGAACGGGACGGCCAACTTTCTGGATTGGTTCACCTAACAGATTTTAACAACGGCCTTTTTATTTATGACTGCGTTGGTCAAGTATATGAAAATCAACTGGATTTTGAAGTAAAGCCACGAGGATTTCCTGAATTAGCCCGGGTTTCTCCGGGAAAAATGACAGGAACAATCCAGCCTGATGGGAGCATGACAGGAAGTTGGTCAACGGAACAGGGCACAGCCGGGACCTTTCTGGCTTTCAAGCAAGAAATCCCGG is a window from the Desulfobacca acetoxidans DSM 11109 genome containing:
- a CDS encoding type I restriction-modification system subunit M → MANKLDAPALESWLWEAACQIRGPLDAPKFKDYILPFIFLKRLSDVFDDEVEHLAHDFGDRKIAATLVDQDHKLVRFYMPKAARWPHIATITTGLGQALTDAVRAVARENPKLSGVIDITDFNATAAGQRIVDDSRLAALVQVLNNPNYRLGLEDVEPDILGRAYEYLLRKFAEGQGQSAGEFYTPLEVGIVMARILEPQPGMTVCDPCCGSGGLLIKCHLRLLETKGEKHNGRLKLPPAIAPLQLYGQEINSVTFAMARMNAFIHDMEADIALGDTMHRPAFTEGDGRLRHFALVTANPMWNQKFGAATYENDTYERFGRGVPPSSSADWGWVQHMTAILSDSGRMAVVLDTGAVSRGSGNTGSNKERDIRKKFVEEDRIEAVLLLPENLFYNTTAPGIVMVLNCRKRHPGEILLINASKLFAKGRPKNYLEEAHLEQIAQVYQDWQAKESLATVITKAEAARNDYNLSPSRYVSTGVESEVLPLDEAVVLLAEAEEERAEADRQLDEILKKLGFIGWRSG